The following are from one region of the Camarhynchus parvulus chromosome 3, STF_HiC, whole genome shotgun sequence genome:
- the PAQR8 gene encoding membrane progestin receptor beta, with product MTAILERLSTLSLSGQHLSRLPRLLEDGLPKMPCTVKECEVPQLFREPYIHSGYRPTGQDWRYYFLSLFQKHNEVVNVWTHLLAALAVLLRFKTFVEAEQLLVDAWSLPLLIFVLSSVTYLTCSLLAHLLQSKSELYHYTFYFVDYVGVSIYQYGSALAHFYYSSDQAWYDKFWLFFLPAAAFCGWLSCAGCCYAKYRYRRPYPIMRKMCQVIPAGLAFILDISPVAHRVVVCHLGGCEEDAAWYHTYQILFFLISAYFFSCPVPEKYFPGSCDIVGHAHQIFHTFLAICTLSQLEAILLDYKNRQEIFLKRHGPFTVYLSCVSFFGLVACSAITAYILRCRIKASLAKKDS from the coding sequence ATGACAGCCATCCTGGAGCGGCTCAGCACGCTGTCCCTCAGCGGGCAGCACCTCAGCCGGCTGCCCCGGCTGCTGGAGGATGGCCTCCCCAAGATGCCGTGCACAGTGAAGGAGTGCGAGGTGCCGCAGCTCTTCCGCGAGCCCTACATCCACAGCGGCTACCGCCCCACCGGCCAGGACTGGCGCTACTACTTCCTCAGCCTCTTCCAGAAGCACAACGAGGTGGTCAACGTGTGGACTCATCTCCTGGCGGCGCTGGCCGTGCTGCTGAGGTTCAAGACGTTTGTGGAGGCCGAGCAGTTGCTTGTGGATGCGTGGTCCTTGCCGTTGCTCATCTTTGTCCTCTCCTCTGTCACCTACCTGACCTGCAGCCTCTTGGCCCACCTGCTGCAGTCCAAGTCGGAGCTGTACCACTACACCTTCTACTTCGTGGACTATGTTGGAGTCAGCATCTACCAGTATGGCAGTGCCCTGGCTCATTTCTACTACAGCTCTGACCAAGCCTGGTATGACAAGTTCTGGCTTTtcttcctgccagcagcagctttctgtgGCTGGTTGTCCTGTGCCGGCTGCTGCTATGCCAAATACCGGTACCGACGGCCTTACCCCATCATGAGGAAGATGTGCCAGgtgatcccagcagggctggctttcATCCTGGATATCAGTCCCGTGGCTCACCGGGTGGTTGTGTGTCACTTGGGGGGCTGTGAGGAGGATGCTGCTTGGTACCACACATACCAGATACTGTTTTTCCTTATCAGTGcttatttcttttcttgccCTGTCCCTGAGAAATacttccctggctcctgtgaTATTGTTGGCCACGCCCACCAGATCTTCCACACCTTCCTGGCCATCTGCACCCTGTCACAGCTGGAGGCCATTCTTTTGGATTACAAGAACAGGCAGGAGATTTTCCTGAAGAGACATGGGCCTTTCACCGTTTATCTCTCCTGCGTCTCTTTTTTTGGCTTGGTGGCCTGCAGTGCCATCACAGCTTACATCCTGCGATGCAGGATCAAGGCTAGCCTGGCTAAAAAGGACTCCTGA